A stretch of Pyrenophora tritici-repentis strain M4 chromosome 7, whole genome shotgun sequence DNA encodes these proteins:
- a CDS encoding UbiH, 2-polyprenyl-6-methoxyphenol hydroxylase and related FAD-dependent oxidoreductase yields the protein MAKSVASFTWERGFREPSAIPQWETDNDIDGTTLPPSKEVVTSSQHNDLGVNVLRTWPTLYDGTNNPHGIPAWWKPQKEVDVLICGAGPSGLEVAVSLARQGVSFRIIAGRADGVQPRFLETLATWGLEKEVAEEGPLIERTAIYKDGKKLLFGPSHQSDSRYRGLHIITQGQVERIYIRDLTRHKALVERSTIMSKFEMDESSSHSVQATLRNSRTGAEELVKAKFLVGSDGAASMVRKQLNIPFDGMSTDIYWGILDCRLDSDYPHAFVFGSVISSKHGGCVIIPREDGYIRLYTQLDVSQTGPLAASRQAQDASFKEAGGRVDVHTITPEEVLEQANKIFAPYTLKFAAPLSWFAVWKISERVARSFSSPDNRAHILGDAAHVHSVMGAFGLNASIMDAANLAWKLGFVARKKAQFGALLPTYSSERRPHAVRIIKVSGRYLRFVCNADLHVAADMPDELKPMPLAEEPTGEFPERELKFLASFFQGNGHFLLGVDAPYDASVISPSPKQGKRVAINVRNGVRAPNPRVCFSTAETGYLYDKLVGADRLHIVLFASSLRGPSRQAISKFAEALGPSGFYQRFGGSSMFNIVVVVECVPFELDELLPHDGMDNLKQVATFVFDDRAPDENAHTTWGADRKNGGLAVIRPDLWVGITAPMDDVEMLDEYFGSFLVPAAQ from the exons ATGGCGAAATCGGTTGCATCTTTCACGTGGGAGCGGGGGTTCCGAGAGCCTTCTGCCATTCCGCAATGGGAGACAGACAACGATATCGACGGTACCACACTTCCACCTTCCAAAGAAGTGGTGACGAGCTCCCAACATAATGACCTTGGAGTTAACGTCTTGCGCACATGGCCTACGCTTTACGATGGCACCAATAACCCGCATGGTATCCCAGCTTGGTGGAAGCCCCAAAAGGAAGTCGATGTACTCATCTGTGGAG CTGGGCCCAGTGGCCTCGAAGTTGCTGTCAGTCTTGCTAGACAAGGCGTTTCCTTTCGTATCATCG CAGGACGAGCTGATGGCGTTCAACCGCGATTCCTCGAAACCCTGGCAACTTGGGGCCTTGAGAAGGAGGTTGCAGAAGAGGGGCCTTTGATCGAACGAACTGCCATCTACAAGGACGGCAAAAAATTGCTATTTGGACCATCTCACCAGTCAGATTCGCGCTATCGAGGACTTCACATCATTACTCAAGGGCAAGTCGAGAGGATCTACATCCGTGACCTGACACGCCACAAAGCGCTCGTCGAGCGCAGCACAATCATGAGTAAATTCGAGATGGACGAGTCATCTTCTCATTCGGTTCAAGCGACACTACGCAATTCTCGCACTGGAGCGGAGGAGCTGGTGAAGGCCAAGTTCCTCGTAGGTAGCGATGGAGCGGCCAGCATGGTCCGAAAGCAACTCAATATCCCCTTCGACGGCATGAGCACGGATATCTATTGGGGCATCTTGGATTGTCGACTCGATTCAGACTACCCGCACGCGTTTGTTTTCGGCTCTGTCATCAGCTCGAAACATGGAGGATGTGTCATCATACCTAGGGAGGATGGGTACATCAG ACTTTACACGCAGTTGGACGTTTCGCAGACCGGCCCTCTCGCCGCGTCTCGTCAGGCTCAGGATGCATCATTTAAAGAGGCAGGAGGCAGGGTCGACGTGCACACCATCACCCCCGAAGAGGTTCTAGAGCAGGCAAATAAGATATTTGCTCCATATACGCTCAAGTTTGCTGCGCCGTTGAGCTGGTTCGCCGTTTGGAAGA TCTCGGAGCGAGTCGCTCGATCCTTTTCTTCACCAGACAATCGTGCTCACATCCTTGGAGATGCAGCACACGTTCATAGCGTTATGGGCGCTTTTGGCCTGAATGCCTCCATCATGGATGCTGCCAATCTCGCCTGGAAATTGGGTTTTGTGGCCCGCAAAAAGGCGCAATTCGGAGCTTTGTTGCCTACCTACAGTTCTGAGCGGCGCCCTCATGCCGTCCGCATCATCAAAGTCTCCGGTAGATATCTGCGGTTCGTGTGCAACGCTGACCTCCATGTCGCTGCTGATATGCCCGACGAATTGAAGCCTATGCCGCTCGCCGAGGAACCCACTGGCGAATTCCCGGAGAGGGAGCTTAAATTCCTCGCCAGTTTCTTCCAAGGAAACGGCCACTTCCTGCTCGGTGTAGACGCACCGTACGATGCTTCTGTCATCAGCCCGTCTCCGAAGCAAGGGAAACGCGTCGCCATAAACGTTCGCAACGGCGTACGCGCACCGAACCCACGAGTCTGCTTTTCTACCGCCGAGACCGGCTATCTGTACGATAAGCTCGTAGGCGCAGACAGGCTTCATATTGTCCTCTTTGCATCGTCACTCCGTGGCCCATCACGTCAGGCTATCAGCAAATTCGCCGAGGCCCTTGGCCCGTCGGGATTCTACCAACGCTTTGGCGGTTCTTCAATGTTTAATATCGTGGTGGTTGTGGAGTGTGTTCCGTTCGAATTGGACGAATTGTTGCCACATGATGGCATGGACAATCTGAAGCAGGTGGCCACTTTCGTCTTCGATGACCGCGCGCCTGATGAGAATGCACACACTACTTGGGGTGCCGATCGTAAGAATGGTGGTCTGGCGGTAATACGCCCAGATCTGTGGGTCGGCATCACGGCGCCAATGGACGATGTCGAGATGTTGGACGAATACTTTGGATCGTTCCTTGTTCCTGCTGCACAGTAA
- a CDS encoding NAD-binding-4 multi-domain protein, translating into MVSMEGKPLQAAMTALATLRFVAVGGGPIKPQVGEVLASNDIKLLNHYGATEIGAVAYIFSPGEDYDWRYLRLRQDIGLQLRPLSEAGSSPTYRLTGFPCAWDEPFEIQDELEMRPESKFVEVKILRRSDDLIVLKTGEKVAPGLLEEALLKDPTVRSAICLGNGAFELVLLVEPARSVELSLDSFVDHIWSLVNDINPLLDQHARISSKAAIIPKPPGKEIRRSDKGSVMRKEVQEDFKTEIQQAYEALESSAPLQILQPENLGIQLVNLVKSLLVESGRASTTLDLNDDMFEAGLDSLGAVRLTRAINASVRNSSTVKPPVLKPDFVYRNPTFKLLAHALKPFLMGEYQPSVQEQSREVRMRSMLSHFLDGCSSVANSGAVVLLTGSTGSLGVHVLRQLAMSSQVQRVLCLNRPGYRNGVRSSQTSRQTDANTAAGISLSVDMWAKVEFLDANMQASDLGITKQDYSRLTGCVTHIMHLAWPMDFKRSLKSFEPHVQGTKALADLAIATYEASDRKLKPRLLFASSIAVLARYENEQNHLVPEVAVDDPLVTAPMGYAEAKWVCEQLLQSMGNHEGDKFDPMIVRIGQLSGAENAGVWKVEEHFPTLVKLSQQVSAFPALKGSYSWLPADRAAKVVIDLLFQPDPPNSVFYHVENPIRQSNQDLAMIIQHELGLREPLLPYETWLARVRETGQAKELLEFFENDFERLSGGRISLDTRVARLASPTLQKASGMKKDLIVKQ; encoded by the exons ATGGTCTCAATGGAAGGTAAACCATTACAGGCAGCTATGACGGCTCTCGCGACATTGCGATTCGTAGCTGTAGGTGGTGGTCCAATCAAACCTCAAGTTGGCGAAGTACTAGCAAGCAACGATATCAAATTGCTTAATCACTATGGAGCGACCGAAATAGGTGCCGTTGCCTACATCTTCTCACCCGGGGAAGACTATGATTGGCGGTACCTCAGATTGCGCCAGGACATTGGCTTGCAACTTCGACCTTTGAGTGAGGCCGGCTCCTCCCCAACATACAGGCTTACAGGCTTTCCGTGTGCATGGGACGAACCATTTGAGATTCAAGACGAGCTAGAAATGCGTCCAGAATCAAAGTTTGTGGAGGTCAAGATCCTGAGGAGGTCCGACGATCTGATTGTGCTGAAGACTGGGGAAAAAGTGGCCCCCGGATTATTGGAGGAGGCACTGCTAAAAGACCCTACTGTGCGTAGCGCAATCTGCTTAGGCAACGGAGCATTCGAACTAGTTCTACTTGTTGAACCAGCTCGTTCCGTGGAGCTTAGTCTGGATTCTTTCGTTGACCACATTTGGAGCTTGGTCAACGATATCAATCCCTTGCTGGACCAACACGCGCGCATATCTTCCAAGGCAGCGATCATTCCCAAACCCCCAGGAAAAGAAATACGACGGTCTGACAAAGGATCGGTGATGCGAAAAGAGGTACAGGAAGACTTCAAGACAGAAATACAGCAGGCCTACGAGGCTCTGGAGTCTTCTGCTCCGCTTCAGATCCTGCAACCGGAAAATCTCGGTATTCAGCTAGTCAACTTGGTCAAAAGCTTGTTGGTGGAGTCTGGAAGGGCTTCAACGACTCTTGATCTGAATGACGACATGTTTGAGGCTGGTCTGGACTCTTTGGGAGCCGTGCGTCTCACTCGCGCTATAAACGCTTCTGTGCGAAACTCATCGACAGTGAAGCCACCGGTCCTCAAGCCCGATTTTGTCTACCGAAACCCAACCTTCAAGCTCCTTGCTCACGCACTGAAACCGTTCCTTATGGGGGAGTACCAGCCTTCAGTTCAAGAACAGAGCCGAGAAGTACGGATGAGGTCGATGTTATCACACTTTCTCGATGGTTGTTCCAGTGTAGCGAACTCTGGTGCGGTTGTTCTTCTCACGGGATCCACCGGCAGTCTGGGCGTCCATGTCCTACGACAATTGGCGATGAGCTCTCAAGTCCAGCGAGTCCTATGTTTGAACCGTCCAGGTTATAGGAACGGCGTACGCTCAAGTCAGACTTCCCGGCAGACGGATGCTAATACAGCTGCTGGGATTTCTCTCTCCGTGGACATGTGGGCAAAAGTCGAGTTCCTGGACGCCAACATGCAAGCGTCAGATTTGGGCATCACCAAACAAGACTATAGTCGTCTCACAGGATGCGTGACGCACATAATGCACCTCGCCTGGCCGATGGACTTCAAACGCAGCCTCAAGAGCTTTGAGCCTCATGTGCAAGGCACAAAAGCGCTGGCTGATCTGGCCATTGCTACATATGAGGCTAGTGATCGAAAATTGAAACCACGGCTCTTGTTTGCTTCATCGATTGCTGTCCTCGCACGGTACGAGAATGAGCAGAACCACCTGGTGCCGGAAGTAGCCGTGGACGATCCGCTAGTCACAGCTCCGATGGGATACGCCGAGGCCAAGTGGGTTTGTGAGCAACTGCTTCAATCAATGGGGAATCATGAAGGCGACAAGTTCGATCCAATGATTGTCAGAATCGGCCAATTGAGTGGCGCTGAGAATGCTGGAGTGTGGAAGGTTGAGGAGCATTTCCCCACGCTCGTCAAGCTATCGCAGCAGGTGTCTGCCTTTCCTGCGTTAAAGGGC AGCTACTCGTGGTTGCCGGCCGACCGAGCTGCCAAAGTGGTGATTGATTTGCTCTTTCAACCAGACCCGCCGAATTCCGTCTTTTACCATGTTGAGAACCCAATTCGTCAGTCAAACCAGGACCTAGCCATGATCATACAACACGAGTTGGGGTTGCGCGAACCATTGCTGCCGTATGAGACGTGGCTTGCGAGGGTTCGCGAAACTGGACAGGCCAAGGAACTGCTCGAATTTTTCGAAAACGACTTTGAAAGACTTTCAGGTGGGAGAATATCGTTAGATACTCGAGTAGCTAGGCTAGCATCGCCAACTTTGCAGAAGGCTAGCGGGATGAAGAAGGATTTGATTGTGAA ACAGTAG
- a CDS encoding Polyketide synthase module protein has translation MEEVVQDILRDVKRLEIPFPDWEALKIPVRSTVDGTFLASTQPQSDTLLEAAIRCMLIHPVDWQATASNILDSASQRLDMNAELCSRVLALGPNGGSLFTSAKNTALHQRLQIEHSTSSKSIGSESWHKSDIAIVGMSVDIPGGEDLHAFWDMLQNSTNVSTEIPSSRFNLFDYYDKDASNNSKPRKMAAKHGNFLKNPFHFDNRFFSISPREAKSMDPQQRLILQSALRALDDAGYAPNTTESFQPDKMGVFIGAATGDYVDNTRSDIDVYYSPGTLRAFLSGRISYAFGFKGPSVVIDTACSSSLVAIHQACIALERGDAVSALAGGVNVISSPDMYLGLARAHFLSPTGQCKPFDAAADGYCRAESSVVFVLKRMEDAIAHGDRIHGIIRGTSVNQSGTSKSITHPDAETQALLMRSLLDRTKIPARSISVVEAHGTGTQAGDLCEITSLQAVLGQGSGRQQPLCLGSIKGNIGHAEAASGGVGLAKLLLMMQRKKIPPQASFQHLNPRLSSIADHNIMIPTRVMDWNSTHDSPRRALLNNFGAAGSNAALILEECRTTTWVASSHSRSTHILNISAKTQEALVELLSRYLDLLRNKSHENIIPLADLCYSANARRQHHDEFRISVTGKSIQDLAEQLANTDTTKRSAKKAQPLNVFVFSGQANLYRGMGAELQSTAPVFRKTVLQCDASLRQQGIEGIVQYITNDGPGIKGNEEVVSQCACFVVQYALAKLWQSWGIEPDFVVGHSMGEYAALVLSEALKLDDALRLIAQRAQLIVTHCTPAKTGMVAVKLSADDARVELAQLFGTPAPLTVACENSPEDCVVAGDIDHLSTFLRHCKAVGTKALQLQVPFGFHSPAMEPAVNPYRELCSDIKMSEGRITILSSHLGRFARLEDLSVDFLPSHMRRPVRFSDAIRSLESVTVGRKMRVLEIGHTSGTTALVKKSLKEGEATYMSSLRPTESPWASMLTTLKALFLESAPVKWSEVYAGSSTRYLDATPKYPLFPAEFVIPFREPLVESTESKKPLSGPATRLFFQLDKKSSTGTAITTFEARLSLMSSFIRAHIVGGTPLCPASIYLELALQAMDQVHPALQGQTQVLRDIIFESPLVQSSALEDEGSLALVMEKKDARAKGHGYAFKAEKSGTCYCTGTIDLEAVSSVKPLLSRKSAFLMKHVESMINGGHGAGDSFSTRMIYHVVFPRVVAYSDPFLTLRRLRISPSGLEGYGSFRLPANSSNAEFVCHPALVDTLLHTAGFVANNWINRDQACICVKVENITLLHDRISASVGDDLSIYASMVDCIDGFVIGDAYAMDRSGQVIAIAEGMHFKKTGLKGFQNHLARLAGNGQSQRPAPPRRDSAMDKLHQEMPKHHSIRQRTPEPDIRSVVRHEVSRLCGIASEIDGDADLAQLGVDSLLFIELTQSLSQKLAPTGSSGLDLSQCSTLRDLEAVFLGATVAPIYSDEIVRANEEILPAPANNKPIVSTRYSPLRVVKDMVEQVCGCAIFDLDKDMSLEDVGVDSLLSMELEQGLRQMGGISIDGDHGTISELTIGQLESLILSKLSQSQAPITPQLTPSPVCAAAATKLQNGKDSRSRVYLFHDGSGLSHQYAKIGPLGCDVFGVSSLDFAGIDPSVHSLADFAWRYISELGLAVHDAQGIIVGGWSFGGVLAFEIARQLQDLGTPVKGLILLDSPYPIDHELLPDTIIEHIAGTAFEAHPDIRSCVAAQFKRNTGLLKDYKRPPGSFQVPTVMLLSREACDTATLRGLKYAWLDDEDFRKMATQMWRTLVGDKIETMDIDGNHFNMFEAKHLQSLSEKLLTAYNALA, from the exons ATGGAGGAGGTGGTTCAAGACATACTTCGAGACGTGAAGAGGCTAGAGATTCCTTTTCCAGACTGGGAAGCGTTGAAAATTCCAGTACGCTCAACAGTAGACGGCACTTTCCTCGCATCGACACAACCTCAATCAGATACGCTCTTGGAGGCTGCCATCCGTTGTATGCTCATCCATCCAGTAGATTGGCAGGCGACCGCATCCAATATCTTGGACTCTGCATCGCAGCGCCTAGACATGAACGCCGAACTCTGCTCGAGGGTACTGGCTCTGGGTCCCAACGGGGGATCTCTCTTCACATCAGCAAAGAACACGGCTTTGCACCAAAGACTACAGATTGAGCACAG TACCTCGTCGAAGTCGATCGGATCAGAGAGCTGGCACAAATCGGACATTGCAATCGTGGGAATGTCGGTGGATATACCGGGCGGTGAAGACCTCCACGCATTTTGGGACATGTTGCAGAACAGCACTAACGTTTCGACTGAG ATTCCATCGTCTCGTTTCAATCTCTTCGATTACTACGACAAAGATGCTTCCAACAATTCGAAGCCCCGCAAGATGGCCGCGAAACACGGCAATTTTTTAAAGAACCCGTTCCACTTCGACAATAGGTTTTTTTCGATATCCCCGCGAGAAGCAAAGTCCATGGATCCACAGCAGCGGCTTATATTGCAATCTGCGTTGAGGGCGTTGGATGACGCCGGGTACGCCCCAAATACGACCGAATCTTTCCAGCCGGACAAGATGGGAGTCTTCATCGGAGCTGCAACAGGAGACTACGTGGATAATACGCGAAGCGATATCGACGTGTATTACAGTCCCG GGACCTTACGAGCATTCCTTAGTGGGAGAATATCCTATGCTTTCGGATTCAAGGGACCATCTGTGGTTATTGATACCGCGTGCTCATCATCACTTGTGGCGATACATCAGGCCTGCATAGCATTGGAGCGTGGTGATGCTGTATCAGCGTTAGCAGGAGGAGTAAACGTCATCTCCAGTCCAGAT ATGTATCTCGGCCTCGCGCGCGCGCATTTCCTCAGCCCAACCGGTCAATGCAAACCCTTCGATGCTGCCGCCGATGGTTATTGTCGCGCAGAGTCTTCAGTGGTATTCGTGCTGAAACGTATGGAAGACGCCATTGCACACGGAGATCGGATCCACGGCATCATCAGAGGGACTTCGGTAAATCAGTCGGGTACTTCCAAGTCCATCACCCATCCTGATGCGGAAACACAAGCTCTGCTCATGCGAAGTCTTTTGGATCGAACCAAGATTCCCGCCCGGTCTATCAGCGTAGTGGAAGCACACGGAACAG GTACCCAAGCTGGTGATCTTTGCGAGATTACCAGTCTCCAAGCCGTCCTAGGACAGGGATCTGGACGCCAGCAACCTCTCTGCCTAGGCTCCATCAAAGGCAACATAGGTCATGCCGAAGCCGCATCAGGGGGCGTTGGCCTGGCGAAGTTGCTGCTCATGATGCAGAGGAAAAAGATCCCGCCCCAGGCATCATTCCAGCATCTCAATCCGCGTCTGTCGAGCATCGCCGACCACAACATCATGATACCCACAAGAGTCATGGACTGGAATAGTACTCATGATAGCCCGAGGCGCGCTCTATTAAACAACTTTGGTGCTGCTGGCTCGAATGCAGCCCTTATCCTTGAGGAGTGTCGCACTACGACTTGGGTAGCGTCGTCACATTCGAGGTCTACACATATCCTGAACATTTCAGCGAAAACTCAGGAGGCTCTGGTCGAATTACTCTCTCGCTATCTGGACCTATTGCGCAACAAATCTCATGAAAATATCATCCCCCTGGCCGATCTATGCTACAGTGCAAATGCACGGCGACAACATCATGATGAGTTTCGCATCTCGGTCACGGGTAAATCCATCCAAGATCTCGCGGAACAGCTGGCGAACACAGATACGACTAAACGAAGCGCGAAGAAAGCACAACCTTTGAACGTTTTTGTATTTTCTGGACAAGCTAATCTTTACCGTGGCATGGGAGCTGAGTTGCAATCAACAGCACCGGTATTTCGCAAAACTGTGCTCCAATGCGACGCAAGCCTCCGACAGCAAGGAATCGAGGGCATCGTTCAGTATATAACCAATGATGGTCCCGGTATCAAGGGCAATGAGGAGGTTGTCTCTCAGTGCGCATGCTTTGTCGTTCAATATGCGCTTGCGAAGCTTTGGCAATCGTGGGGCATTGAACCAGACTTTGTCGTCGGACATAG CATGGGCGAGTACGCCGCCCTTGTACTTTCAGAAGCTTTGAAACTCGACGATGCTCTTAGATTGATTGCGCAGAGGGCTCAGCTGATTGTCACTCACTGCACCCCGGCCAAAACTGGAATGGTTGCAGTCAAGCTTTCAGCCGACGACGCCCGGGTCGAGTTGGCACAACTGTTTGGAACACCAGCACCGCTTACCGTCGCTTGCGAAAACAGCCCTGAGGATTGTGTTGTGGCTGGAGATATTGATCATCTCAGCACCTTCCTGCGACACTGCAAGGCTGTGGGCACCAAAGCGCTGCAATTGCAGGTTCCTTTTGGCTTCCACTCACCTGCCATGGAACCCGCAGTCAATCCATACCGTGAGCTCTGTTCGGACATTAAGATGTCAGAAGGCAGGATTACCATCCTCTCCAGCCACCTTGGCAGGTTTGCTCGGCTGGAAGACCTTTCAGTAGATTTCTTGCCGAGTCACATGCGTCGCCCCGTGAGATTTTCCGATGCTATACGCAGCTTAGAGAGCGTCACGGTGGGTCGGAAGATGAGAGTTTTGGAGATCGGACACACATCAGGAA CAACTGCATTGGTTAAGAAGTCATTGAAAGAAGGTGAAGCAACTTACATGTCATCTCTTCGACCTACAGAGAGCCCTTGGGCTTCGATGTTGACAACCTTGAAAGCCCTCTTCTTGGAGTCTGCACCTGTCAAATGGAGCGAGGTGTATGCCGGATCATCGACTAGATACTTAGATGCTACGCCAAAGTATCCCTTGTTCCCAGCTGAATTCGTCATACCCTTCCGGGAGCCTCTTGTCGAGTCAACAGAATCGAAGAAGCCACTATCCGGTCCTGCGACAAGACTGTTTTTCCAGTTAGACAAGAAGTCCTCTACTGGGACAGCAATCACGACCTTTGAAGCTAGGTTGTCATTGATGTCAAGTTTCATTAGGGCCCATATCGTTGGGGGCACACCACTTTGTCCTGCATCTATTTATCTCGAACTGGCTCTTCAGGCCATGGATCAGGTCCATCCGGCGCTACAGGGACAAACACAGGTGTTGAGAGACATCATATTCGAATCTCCACTTGTTCAATCCAGTGCCCTGGAGGATGAAGGCAGTCTTGCATTGGTCATGGAGAAAAAAGATGCTAGGGCTAAGGGTCATGGCTATGCCTTCAAAGCTGAGAAATCGGGCACATGCTACTGCACTGGCACGATAGATTTGGAAGCTGTTTCCAGTGTCAAGCCGCTGCTGAGCCGCAAGTCCGCTTTCCTCATGAAGCATGTTGAATCGATGATCAATGGGGGCCATGGAGCTGGCGATAGCTTCTCAACTCGCATGATCTACCACGTCGTTTTCCCACGCGTAGTGGCCTACTCTGACCCATTCTTGACTCTGCGGCGTCTCCGCATCAGTCCAAGTGGTCTCGAAGGATATGGTAGCTTTCGCCTCCCGGCCAATTCTTCCAACGCGGAGTTTGTCTGCCACCCCGCTCTTGTGGATACATTATTGCATACGGCGGGCTTTGTTGCAAACAACTGGATCAATCGTGACCAAGCCTGTATATGCGTCAAAGTAGAGAACATCACGCTTCTCCACGACCGGATTTCTGCTTCAGTCGGTGACGATCTGAGCATTTATGCCAGCATGGTAGATTGTATCGATGGTTTCGTCATCGGAGACGCGTACGCGATGGACAGATCTGGACAGGTGATAGCGATAGCCGAGGGCATGCATTTCAAGAAGACGGGACTGAAGGGTTTCCAGAACCACCTGGCACGCCTGGCAGGAAACGGTCAGAGTCAGAGACCGGCACCTCCACGCCGCGACTCAGCAATGGATAAGCTGCACCAAGAAATGCCAAAACATCACTCAATTCGACAGAGAACGCCAGAACCGGATATTAGAAGCGTCGTGCGTCACGAAGTCTCCAGGCTATGTGGCATAGCTTCCGAAATAGACGGCGATGCAGATCTTGCGCAACTTGGTGTTGACTCGCTTTTGTTCATCGAGCTCACACAATCCCTCTCTCAGAAGCTTGCTCCAACTGGATCCTCTGGTCTGGACCTGAGCCAGTGCTCTACTTTGCGCGACTTGGAAGCTGTATTCTTGGGTGCGACTGTTGCCCCGATATACTCTGACGAGATTGTTCGAGCGAACGAGGAGATCCTTCCTGCGCCTGCCAACAACAAGCCGATTGTTTCAACCAGATATTCGCCGTTACGAGTCGTGAAAGATATGGTGGAGCAAGTATGTGGCTGTGCGATCTTCGATTTGGACAAAGACATGTCTCTCGAGGATGTTGGTGTAGACTCACTGCTGTCTATGGAACTGGAACAAGGATTGCGACAAATGGGCGGGATCAGCATCGATGGCGATCACGGCACCATTTCCGAGCTCACCATTGGCCAATTGGAGAGTCTGATCCTGTCAAAGCTCTCTCAGTCCCAGGCTCCAATCACACCGCAATTAACACCGAGTCCAGTCTGTGCAGCTGCAGCCACAAAACTGCAGAACGGCAAGGACTCGCGAAGTCGGGTGTACCTATTCCACGATGGAAGTGGTTTAAGTCACCAATATGCAAAGATTGGTCCACTAGGTTGTGACGTTTTCGGAGTATCCAGCTTGGACTTTGCTGGCATAGACCCTTCAGTTCACAGCCTCGCCGATTTCGCTTGGCGATACATTTCCGAGCTTGGTTTGGCTGTTCATGATGCACAGGGCATCATAGTAGGTG GATGGTCTTTTGGTGGCGTCCTCGCCTTCGAGATCGCGCGTCAACTGCAAGACCTCGGCACTCCTGTCAAAGGGCTGATTCTCCTCGACTCTCCATATCCAATCGATCATGAGCTACTTCCGGACACGATCATCGAACACATCGCCGGTACCGCCTTTGAGGCACATCCTGATATCCGGTCCTGCGTAGCAGCGCAATTCAAAAGGAACACCGGCTTATTGAAGGATTACAAACGACCTCCTGGGTCGTTCCAAGTCCCAACAGTCATGTTGCTTAGTCGGGAGGCGTGTGACACGGCAACCCTCCGCGGATTGAAGTACGCCTGGTTGGACGACGAGGATTTCCGGAAGATGGCGACACAAATGTGGAGGACGCTTGTAGGCGACAAAATCGAGACAATGGATATCGATGGAAATCACTTCAACATGTTTGAAGCTAAGCAT TTGCAATCTTTATCGGAGAAGCTGCTCACAGCTTATAATGCATTGGCATGA